A portion of the Krasilnikovia cinnamomea genome contains these proteins:
- a CDS encoding FAD-dependent monooxygenase, whose product MREATDVMVVGAGPVGLTAALGLRRLGLRVRLVDRAPGTNREPRADVLFPRAGEALGALGAGEAIRKNSYEMRGAVVFGSGRRLCSFRVGRLASDYPRAMTIEQNDIERLLTEELARHDTTVQWRTAVTGLNPRPGGVEVTLRRADGSTEQAGAAWVVACDGVRSTVRELLGIPYEGEPRANMQVVQGNVVPSWPLGNNPGHGYFFLAPYRSVIAFPTPAGGYRIFCVRDDPDPGRTAPPTLDELRDLVAGAAHLPELRLALSDPVWLSRARFADRVAARLRHGRVLLAGDAAHAWAPLGGHGMNVGILGAYNLAWKLAAVHRGQAADVVLDSYDLEQRRLAHQVIRDMRRSPMEMVLPPLAHTLRSVLLAATMPLPGVQRRTEWMMSDFGRHHRASPLSWHRTGRFRGGPRAGDRLPDVPVQPAGGRATRSHRLLSFDRWTVLLAAAEADAATLRALEQAWATCPAPVRIVPVAPASVREQRQLGRQHEFTLVRPDGHLGLVARLDRPQDLSGYLRRFLCAE is encoded by the coding sequence ATGCGGGAAGCAACGGACGTCATGGTGGTCGGCGCGGGACCGGTCGGCCTGACCGCGGCCCTCGGCCTGCGCCGTCTGGGTCTGCGGGTGCGGCTGGTCGACCGTGCGCCCGGAACGAACCGGGAACCCCGCGCCGACGTGCTGTTCCCGCGCGCCGGCGAAGCCCTCGGCGCGCTCGGTGCCGGCGAGGCGATCCGGAAGAACTCCTATGAGATGCGCGGCGCCGTCGTCTTCGGATCGGGACGCCGTCTCTGCTCGTTTCGGGTCGGCCGCCTGGCGTCCGACTATCCCCGGGCCATGACGATCGAGCAGAACGACATCGAACGGCTGCTCACCGAGGAACTGGCGCGGCACGACACCACGGTGCAATGGCGCACGGCGGTGACCGGGCTCAACCCTCGGCCGGGCGGCGTCGAGGTCACCCTGCGCCGGGCGGACGGGAGCACCGAACAGGCCGGTGCCGCCTGGGTCGTCGCGTGCGACGGGGTCCGCAGCACGGTGCGGGAGCTGCTAGGAATACCGTACGAGGGGGAGCCGCGCGCCAACATGCAGGTGGTTCAGGGCAACGTCGTACCGTCCTGGCCACTGGGAAACAACCCGGGGCACGGCTACTTCTTCCTCGCGCCGTACCGGTCGGTCATCGCCTTCCCCACACCCGCCGGCGGGTACCGGATCTTTTGCGTCCGCGACGACCCCGACCCGGGCAGGACCGCCCCGCCGACCCTCGACGAACTGCGTGACCTGGTCGCCGGGGCCGCGCACCTGCCGGAGCTGCGGCTCGCCCTCAGCGATCCGGTGTGGCTGAGCCGGGCACGGTTCGCCGACCGCGTCGCGGCACGGCTGCGCCACGGCCGGGTGCTCCTCGCGGGCGACGCGGCACACGCCTGGGCGCCGCTCGGCGGGCACGGGATGAACGTCGGCATCCTCGGCGCCTACAACCTGGCGTGGAAGCTCGCGGCGGTGCACCGCGGTCAGGCCGCGGACGTCGTGCTCGACTCGTACGATCTCGAACAGCGCCGGCTGGCGCACCAGGTGATCCGGGACATGCGGCGCAGCCCGATGGAGATGGTGCTGCCGCCGTTGGCACATACGCTGCGCAGCGTGCTGCTTGCCGCGACGATGCCGCTGCCCGGTGTGCAGCGGCGTACCGAGTGGATGATGAGCGACTTCGGCCGACACCACCGGGCCAGTCCGCTCTCGTGGCACCGGACAGGTAGGTTCCGCGGTGGACCGCGAGCGGGCGACCGGTTACCCGACGTTCCGGTGCAGCCGGCGGGCGGGCGGGCGACGCGGTCGCACCGACTCCTGTCGTTCGACCGGTGGACCGTGCTCCTCGCCGCCGCCGAGGCCGACGCCGCAACGCTGCGCGCCCTGGAACAGGCGTGGGCGACCTGCCCGGCGCCGGTGCGGATCGTGCCGGTCGCGCCGGCGAGCGTACGCGAACAACGGCAACTGGGCCGCCAACACGAATTCACCCTGGTCCGCCCGGACGGGCATCTTGGCCTCGTGGCACGGCTGGACCGGCCACAGGATCTCAGTGGCTACCTTCGACGCTTCCTGTGCGCGGAATGA
- a CDS encoding flavin monoamine oxidase family protein: MASVGDGEYDKRVTVVGAGIAGLVAAYELERLGCTVEVLEASRRIGGRIFTYRFGSDIESPFVELGAMRIPASHRHTMHYIDRLGLSPDLRPFDSLLAEPNAFVHTAGGYQRLSDAARAMVEELRRACEPVSYPDDVLLFGAWLAIIVDAIAPPGQRSALRNDLRHRLLDLAVGIDLRPYRGEQDRMDLHTLFAAHPQLRTGCHEPLRSFLDDILAETSTDLLRIRGGMDRLVHRMARRITGPIVCGREVIGFEVAPERVSMLVREGRHIVTRHSRYALCTVPFSIVRAMRLVGFSPEKLDVINQIRYVPATKVALHCREPFWQKIGIHAGASSSGGRVRQTYYPPVEGDPALGAVLLASYNIDADADVLGRLSAAARYAAVLADLGTMHPELLQPGMVHNATSLAWGQYNWSRGGCAVRWGADAQASEAERAQASRPEHTLFFAGEHCSATPAWIDGAIESAMSAVGQIARRIFDAALPVPAGAALTAVGMAVR, encoded by the coding sequence ATGGCCTCGGTAGGAGACGGTGAATATGACAAGCGCGTCACTGTCGTAGGAGCGGGAATCGCCGGCCTGGTGGCCGCGTACGAGCTGGAGCGGCTGGGCTGCACGGTCGAAGTACTGGAGGCCAGCCGGCGGATCGGCGGCCGCATATTCACCTACCGGTTTGGCAGCGACATCGAATCTCCCTTCGTCGAACTCGGCGCGATGCGCATTCCAGCCAGCCATCGGCACACGATGCACTACATCGACCGCCTCGGGCTCAGTCCCGACCTCCGGCCCTTCGACAGCCTGTTGGCCGAACCGAACGCGTTCGTCCACACCGCCGGCGGCTACCAACGCCTGTCCGACGCAGCGCGGGCGATGGTCGAGGAACTCCGTCGGGCCTGTGAGCCGGTCAGCTACCCCGACGACGTGCTGCTCTTCGGCGCCTGGCTCGCCATCATCGTGGACGCCATCGCGCCACCCGGCCAGCGCTCGGCCCTGCGCAACGACCTCAGACACCGGCTCCTCGACCTGGCCGTCGGCATCGACCTGCGCCCGTACCGCGGCGAACAGGACCGGATGGACCTGCACACACTCTTCGCGGCGCATCCCCAACTGCGCACCGGATGCCACGAACCGCTGCGCAGCTTCCTGGACGACATCCTGGCCGAGACGAGCACCGACCTGCTGCGGATCCGCGGCGGAATGGACCGGCTGGTGCACCGGATGGCCCGCCGAATCACCGGGCCCATAGTCTGCGGCCGAGAGGTGATCGGCTTCGAGGTGGCACCGGAGCGGGTGAGCATGCTGGTCCGCGAGGGGCGGCACATCGTCACCCGGCACTCGAGGTACGCGCTGTGCACGGTTCCGTTCTCGATCGTGCGGGCCATGCGCCTGGTCGGCTTCAGCCCGGAGAAGCTCGATGTCATCAACCAGATCCGCTACGTACCGGCCACCAAGGTGGCGTTGCACTGCCGGGAACCGTTCTGGCAGAAGATCGGCATCCACGCCGGTGCGTCGTCCAGCGGCGGCCGGGTGCGGCAGACGTACTATCCGCCGGTCGAGGGTGATCCAGCGCTCGGCGCGGTCTTGCTCGCCAGCTACAACATTGACGCGGACGCCGATGTGCTGGGCCGGTTGTCGGCCGCCGCCCGGTACGCCGCCGTGCTGGCCGATCTCGGCACCATGCATCCCGAGCTGCTTCAACCGGGCATGGTGCACAATGCCACCAGCCTGGCCTGGGGGCAGTACAACTGGAGCCGCGGCGGCTGTGCCGTGCGGTGGGGGGCCGATGCCCAGGCCAGCGAGGCGGAACGGGCCCAGGCCAGCCGGCCGGAACACACGCTGTTCTTCGCCGGCGAGCACTGTTCGGCCACCCCGGCCTGGATCGACGGGGCGATCGAGTCGGCCATGAGCGCGGTCGGCCAGATAGCGCGGCGCATCTTCGACGCGGCGCTGCCCGTGCCGGCCGGGGCCGCGCTGACCGCCGTGGGGATGGCGGTCCGATGA
- a CDS encoding cytochrome P450: MTTPTRLAPFPLTDPAQITDPYPQYRHCRETDPVHRVPSTDGGPDTSYLFRYDDVSRLLRAKQAGREPPPGATPLIPARYGTLRQVVADWLVFLDPPRHTLLRAVVAQRFTAGMIEDLRPRIERLAHSLTSELRRHDHADLVEGFAAPLPILVISELLGIPAADRRWIRAQALALQRANSSRGGDPDRRFSAAQSAARQLLGYFSDEIGRRRRAPRRDLITHLVTADPSGAPPMTDDEIAATSIHLLTAGHETSTNLIGKAVLALLPRTGLCEQVRSGGLTLDAVDELIRYDAPVQMVTRWMREPLLVDGHEIPAGSRAVLVLGSANRDPAYVPDPDRLDLHRTAGRHLGFGLGIHYCLGAALARAEAQIGLTALFRDLPGLSLAGPPAYADDLVFHGPSRVPIRTR, translated from the coding sequence ATGACCACCCCGACCCGGCTGGCGCCGTTCCCGCTCACCGATCCCGCGCAGATCACCGATCCGTACCCGCAATACCGGCACTGCCGCGAGACGGACCCGGTGCACCGGGTGCCGTCCACCGACGGTGGACCTGACACCTCGTACCTGTTCCGGTACGACGACGTGTCCCGGCTGCTGCGCGCCAAGCAGGCCGGACGGGAGCCGCCGCCCGGCGCGACCCCGCTCATTCCCGCACGGTACGGCACGCTGCGTCAGGTCGTCGCCGACTGGCTCGTCTTCCTCGACCCGCCGCGGCACACCCTGCTGCGCGCGGTGGTCGCCCAGCGATTCACCGCCGGCATGATCGAAGACCTGCGGCCCCGCATTGAACGGCTCGCCCACTCACTGACGTCCGAGCTGCGCCGCCACGATCACGCCGACCTCGTCGAGGGCTTCGCCGCACCCCTGCCGATCCTGGTGATCTCCGAACTGCTCGGCATCCCCGCCGCCGACCGGAGGTGGATCCGCGCGCAGGCGCTGGCCCTGCAACGGGCGAACAGCTCGCGTGGCGGCGATCCGGACCGCCGGTTCAGCGCCGCCCAGAGCGCGGCGCGGCAACTGCTCGGCTACTTCTCCGACGAGATCGGCCGCCGTCGGCGCGCACCGCGGCGCGACCTGATCACGCATCTGGTTACGGCCGATCCGTCCGGCGCCCCGCCGATGACCGACGACGAGATCGCGGCGACCAGCATTCACCTGCTGACCGCGGGCCACGAGACCAGCACCAACCTGATCGGCAAGGCGGTCCTGGCGCTGCTGCCCCGTACCGGCCTGTGCGAGCAGGTGCGCTCCGGCGGCCTGACCCTGGACGCGGTCGACGAGCTGATCCGCTACGACGCCCCGGTGCAGATGGTCACCCGGTGGATGCGCGAGCCCCTGCTGGTGGACGGTCACGAGATCCCTGCGGGGAGCAGAGCGGTCCTGGTGCTCGGCTCCGCGAACCGGGACCCGGCGTACGTCCCTGACCCGGATCGCCTCGACCTGCACCGCACCGCCGGGCGGCACCTCGGCTTCGGGCTGGGCATCCACTACTGCCTGGGCGCCGCACTGGCCCGCGCCGAGGCGCAGATCGGGCTCACCGCCCTATTCCGCGACCTTCCCGGGCTCAGCCTGGCCGGTCCGCCGGCATACGCCGACGACCTGGTCTTCCACGGGCCGAGCCGGGTGCCGATCCGTACCCGATGA
- a CDS encoding recombinase family protein encodes MTAPHVRLIFARRLAGLSTAGIARELNERRIPSPGVYHRVRNPHRAQAVWTLRVVAAILANPRYTDVGGAAGIAAQIRRGNAVIVCGRDLARIRRRHGEPGKLHRSRAARNPIRSRGGRKDRYGFNVSERIVRSR; translated from the coding sequence GTGACGGCCCCGCATGTGCGGTTGATCTTCGCCCGCCGGCTTGCCGGGTTGAGTACCGCCGGGATCGCCCGGGAACTTAACGAACGCCGGATCCCGTCGCCCGGTGTCTACCACCGGGTCCGTAACCCGCACCGCGCGCAGGCGGTATGGACGCTGCGCGTGGTCGCGGCGATCCTGGCGAACCCGCGTTACACCGATGTCGGTGGCGCCGCCGGCATCGCCGCACAGATACGGCGCGGGAACGCGGTCATCGTCTGCGGCCGCGATCTCGCTCGAATCCGTAGGCGCCATGGAGAACCAGGGAAGCTGCACCGGAGCCGGGCAGCAAGAAACCCCATCCGATCTCGCGGCGGGCGCAAAGATCGATATGGGTTTAACGTGTCCGAGCGGATCGTCCGCTCGCGGTGA
- a CDS encoding ferritin-like domain-containing protein has translation MSVFDVPRLHFRGVATVKLPTGPRSGLVDLATNRALTETGPFPVDRPVEDYHRYLDQHGPRYDTAGRLTPDGPFSAGKGWNFGGNGHFWIDATVAGAEIGNGVDVRDPVVGRPVDFWGHYNEYLGTTFNRARIFDVDPTSHWTTAVMIGQFCFGRVGRSHENGYLAVGDVTGIQPPRWHHFAHIRDVGEHYLAPYLRRSAVYQFVVAGQALHWLPESAASPAARLLCAAVESAGFDGLVVQFALGNMASPVAPDAPNHCAVWGTIAPWRYDEPRTYPAGRLLAPGAGRHAPLSTLSVAVTPQWTTLNMINAVPVTGRAGSPGPGPLHRLGPRADLGELELRTRQTDRVVALIPRDAYLGETYDLTSGVVRVPTVHHGRGVDSEPLCLMATAAGERITLLSEEQVTIQADDACWFVEHPRPAREHEHTVEVEIRSFVRGRPAAVEAVHVRQYPNPRSRPYERDDAEVVHVRAGRLDAHGEFGASCVTRTDADGRGWFSMRGAHAGAARLVLDARADPVPGDPTEAYDNDDTLGRWAAAGTLAVRTLPDDWHLADTPAEAVTFDLLYREVFAYYELLYSFMRDEVFSLADRPKVETYARLIWQMCDPRNKARTYYMPPTRDLSEPKAHLLLAFLRRQQQQSRVPIIVPAGERPEPRIATRGQLLDALRQAAAIELAVMLQYLYAVYSIPTYGAAQQYLRRGLWTPQQALLACGDGGKSLAGGVRGSLLTVAREEMIHFLVINNIIMALGEAFHVPMLDFGTINTALPVPMDFALEPFNLGTTQRFIAIERPHSQTGRLNDAEPPDPESTHRYGSLSELYDAVRDGLRRVPDLFLVDRGRGGGEHHLFLRESINAVHPDYQLEVDDLASALFAIDFVTEQGEGNKLNSVKPAGDSHYETFLGIADALMAQRSAGSPRAEVWTPAYPVPRNPTLRTGNPNTETVTAPEARTVLQLFNRSFYMMFQLMVQHFGQQPDASLRRSTLMNAAIDVMTGMMSPLAEVLVTMPSGRRGRTAGPSFELETAPVFLSRPDVARRSIALRFDHLATASRKCASVPERVADMFAFYAEAFGRSPR, from the coding sequence ATGAGCGTCTTCGACGTTCCCCGCCTGCATTTCCGCGGGGTGGCCACGGTGAAGCTGCCGACCGGGCCGCGCAGCGGGCTGGTCGACCTGGCCACCAACCGCGCGCTGACCGAGACGGGACCCTTCCCGGTGGATCGGCCGGTCGAGGACTATCACCGCTATCTCGACCAGCATGGCCCCCGGTACGACACCGCAGGCCGGTTGACGCCCGATGGCCCCTTCAGCGCCGGTAAAGGCTGGAACTTCGGCGGCAACGGCCACTTCTGGATCGACGCCACGGTGGCCGGTGCGGAGATCGGCAACGGGGTCGATGTCCGCGATCCGGTGGTGGGCCGCCCGGTCGACTTCTGGGGGCACTACAACGAGTACCTGGGCACCACGTTCAACCGGGCCCGGATCTTCGATGTGGACCCGACCTCCCACTGGACGACGGCGGTGATGATCGGCCAGTTCTGCTTCGGGCGAGTGGGACGCTCGCACGAGAACGGCTACCTCGCGGTCGGCGACGTCACCGGGATCCAGCCACCCCGATGGCACCACTTCGCGCACATCCGCGACGTGGGGGAGCACTACCTCGCACCGTACCTGCGGCGATCGGCGGTGTACCAGTTCGTCGTCGCGGGTCAGGCGCTGCACTGGCTGCCCGAGTCGGCGGCATCCCCGGCGGCCCGCCTGCTGTGCGCCGCGGTGGAGTCGGCCGGATTCGACGGCCTGGTCGTGCAGTTCGCGCTGGGCAACATGGCATCACCGGTCGCGCCGGACGCCCCCAACCACTGCGCGGTGTGGGGAACGATAGCCCCCTGGCGGTACGACGAGCCACGGACGTACCCAGCGGGTCGGCTGTTGGCGCCCGGTGCGGGCCGGCACGCGCCGTTGAGCACCCTTTCGGTCGCGGTCACTCCCCAGTGGACGACTCTCAACATGATCAACGCTGTGCCGGTGACCGGGCGCGCCGGCTCGCCCGGCCCGGGACCGCTGCACCGGCTCGGTCCCCGGGCCGACCTCGGCGAGCTGGAACTGCGTACCCGGCAGACGGACCGGGTGGTCGCGCTGATCCCGCGCGACGCGTATCTCGGGGAGACCTACGACCTGACCAGCGGCGTGGTGCGGGTGCCGACTGTTCACCACGGTCGCGGTGTGGACTCCGAGCCGCTGTGCCTGATGGCCACGGCCGCCGGCGAACGGATCACGCTACTGAGCGAGGAACAGGTGACCATCCAGGCGGACGACGCCTGCTGGTTCGTCGAACATCCCCGGCCGGCACGCGAGCACGAGCACACGGTGGAGGTGGAGATCCGGTCGTTCGTCCGGGGCCGGCCGGCCGCCGTGGAGGCCGTGCACGTGCGGCAATACCCCAACCCCCGATCACGACCGTACGAGCGGGACGACGCCGAGGTCGTACATGTGCGGGCGGGGCGGCTCGACGCCCACGGCGAGTTCGGGGCGTCGTGCGTGACGCGCACGGACGCCGACGGCCGCGGCTGGTTCAGCATGCGTGGCGCTCACGCCGGCGCGGCCCGGCTCGTGCTGGACGCGCGCGCCGACCCGGTGCCCGGCGACCCCACCGAGGCGTACGACAACGACGACACCCTCGGCCGCTGGGCAGCGGCCGGAACGCTGGCGGTGCGCACGCTGCCCGACGACTGGCACCTCGCCGACACTCCCGCCGAGGCCGTGACGTTCGACCTGCTCTACCGGGAGGTGTTCGCCTACTACGAGCTGCTCTACTCGTTCATGCGGGACGAGGTGTTCAGCCTGGCCGACCGGCCGAAGGTCGAAACGTACGCCCGGCTGATCTGGCAGATGTGCGACCCGCGCAACAAGGCACGCACCTATTACATGCCGCCGACCCGGGATCTCTCCGAGCCGAAGGCCCACCTGCTCCTCGCGTTCCTGCGCCGGCAACAACAACAGTCGCGCGTTCCGATCATCGTACCGGCCGGCGAGCGTCCCGAGCCCCGGATCGCGACCCGCGGGCAGTTGCTCGACGCATTGCGCCAGGCCGCCGCGATCGAGCTGGCGGTCATGCTGCAGTACCTGTACGCCGTCTACTCCATCCCCACGTACGGAGCCGCGCAGCAATACCTGCGCCGTGGCCTGTGGACGCCGCAGCAGGCACTCCTGGCATGCGGCGACGGCGGCAAGAGCCTGGCCGGCGGTGTCCGCGGCAGCCTGCTCACCGTCGCACGCGAAGAGATGATCCACTTCCTCGTCATCAACAACATCATCATGGCGCTCGGCGAGGCGTTCCACGTACCGATGCTTGACTTCGGCACGATCAACACCGCCCTGCCCGTACCGATGGACTTCGCCCTTGAGCCCTTCAACCTCGGCACGACCCAGCGGTTCATCGCCATCGAGCGGCCCCACTCGCAGACCGGCCGGCTGAACGACGCCGAACCACCCGACCCCGAATCCACCCACCGGTACGGCTCGCTGAGCGAACTGTACGACGCGGTCCGCGACGGACTGCGGCGCGTGCCCGACCTGTTCCTGGTCGATCGCGGCCGCGGTGGCGGCGAGCACCACCTGTTCCTGCGGGAATCCATCAACGCGGTGCACCCCGACTACCAGCTGGAGGTGGACGACCTCGCCAGCGCCCTGTTCGCCATCGACTTCGTCACCGAGCAGGGCGAGGGCAACAAACTCAACTCGGTCAAGCCGGCCGGGGACTCACACTACGAGACGTTCCTCGGCATCGCGGACGCCCTGATGGCGCAGCGGTCCGCCGGCTCGCCCCGCGCGGAGGTCTGGACTCCGGCCTATCCGGTGCCACGCAACCCCACCCTGCGGACCGGCAACCCCAACACCGAGACCGTCACGGCGCCCGAGGCGCGTACGGTGCTCCAGCTGTTCAACCGGTCCTTCTACATGATGTTTCAGCTCATGGTCCAGCACTTCGGCCAGCAACCTGATGCGAGCCTGCGCCGGTCCACCCTGATGAACGCTGCGATCGACGTGATGACCGGCATGATGAGCCCGCTGGCCGAGGTCCTCGTGACCATGCCCTCGGGCCGGCGCGGCCGGACCGCCGGCCCGTCGTTCGAGCTGGAGACCGCGCCCGTCTTCCTGTCCCGGCCGGACGTCGCGAGGCGCTCGATCGCGCTGCGCTTCGACCACCTGGCCACGGCGTCGCGCAAATGCGCTAGCGTGCCGGAGAGGGTGGCCGACATGTTCGCCTTCTACGCCGAGGCTTTCGGGCGGTCACCACGATGA
- a CDS encoding methyltransferase: MDDQRNDRDAGLQLLRMAEALGAAQAIQLAVEVGLADRLGDGPRTVDALARDTETQADALRRLLRTLAGFGLCTETEPGRFNLTEVGQRLRTNHPQSLRSWVGFQAMLTDVYAAAAYSIRTAEPTYQRVHGAPIFEDLARHDERGRLFHAAMAEHSRLMGGALATGYDLGDARLIVDVGGGDGSLLAVLLEAFPDADGLVYDLPEVADIARKRLAAEGLSTRCTAVGGDFLAGVPSGGDLYLMKGILHNWADADARTLLRNCRSAMGPDSRLLMIEAVVPEGDAFHPSKLLDLAMLIVYGGRERTLTEHRRLLTEAGLRFTRVVEAAAPLSVIEAVPADGSGQR, from the coding sequence ATGGACGACCAGCGAAACGACCGGGATGCCGGCCTGCAGTTGCTGCGGATGGCGGAGGCGCTGGGCGCGGCCCAGGCGATCCAACTGGCCGTCGAGGTGGGCCTCGCCGATCGGCTCGGCGACGGACCGCGCACCGTCGACGCCCTGGCCCGGGACACCGAAACCCAGGCCGACGCGCTGCGCCGGCTGCTGCGGACGCTCGCCGGGTTCGGCCTGTGCACCGAGACCGAGCCGGGCCGCTTCAATCTGACGGAGGTGGGCCAGCGGTTGCGCACGAACCACCCGCAATCACTGCGATCGTGGGTCGGCTTCCAGGCGATGCTCACCGACGTGTACGCCGCGGCGGCGTACAGCATCCGCACCGCCGAACCGACCTACCAGCGGGTGCACGGTGCACCGATCTTCGAGGACCTGGCCCGCCACGACGAACGCGGCCGCCTCTTCCACGCCGCGATGGCCGAACACAGCCGGCTGATGGGCGGCGCACTGGCCACCGGATACGACCTCGGCGACGCCCGCCTGATCGTCGACGTCGGCGGCGGCGACGGCAGCCTGCTCGCGGTGCTCCTCGAGGCGTTCCCGGACGCCGACGGGCTCGTGTACGACCTGCCCGAGGTGGCCGACATCGCCCGCAAACGGCTCGCCGCCGAGGGACTCTCGACGCGGTGCACCGCCGTCGGCGGTGACTTCCTCGCCGGGGTACCGAGCGGCGGCGACCTCTACCTGATGAAGGGGATCCTGCACAACTGGGCCGACGCCGACGCCCGTACCCTGCTGCGCAACTGCCGCAGCGCCATGGGACCGGACAGCCGGCTCCTGATGATCGAAGCGGTGGTCCCCGAGGGCGACGCCTTCCACCCCAGCAAGCTGCTCGACCTCGCCATGCTGATCGTCTACGGCGGACGGGAACGGACGCTCACCGAACACCGCCGGCTGCTGACCGAGGCGGGATTGCGATTCACCCGTGTCGTGGAGGCCGCGGCGCCGCTGAGCGTCATTGAAGCAGTGCCCGCCGATGGTTCTGGGCAACGGTGA
- a CDS encoding nucleotide disphospho-sugar-binding domain-containing protein — MPGAGHVFPLVPLAWAFRSSGHEVLFGTCGEGLGHASGAGLPVVDVAPGFRVRDYLGQLFAQRPELPAQERAAARRHSVHFAVTLFAPVSRRMAGDAIRLARRWRPDLVVYDELGAVGALAAAAAGVPGVLHDCGFVRTRPLWQGFRQALLDLYEEYGLRAPAEPAVTLDPAPPSTVPEPDGWSVRYVPYSTGAVLPDWLSEPPRRRRVAVSLGTVTPDVEGPGLMQRIVGVAAGIDAEFVLALGGRPVAILGELPPNVRACEWVPLNVLLTTCAAIIHHGGAGTALTSIAAGVAQLVVPNGADRHITADATRRRGIGLVAEPDELDTALLQRLLTDHELRVAAAEVRTELSGLPAPAEIASRLIRWR; from the coding sequence ATGCCCGGTGCTGGGCACGTTTTTCCGCTGGTGCCACTCGCCTGGGCGTTCCGGTCAAGCGGACACGAGGTGCTGTTCGGCACGTGCGGCGAAGGTCTCGGGCATGCGTCCGGCGCGGGCCTGCCGGTCGTCGACGTCGCCCCCGGCTTCCGGGTTCGCGACTACCTGGGGCAGCTCTTCGCGCAACGTCCGGAGTTGCCCGCCCAGGAGCGTGCGGCCGCGCGCCGGCACAGTGTCCACTTTGCTGTCACACTGTTCGCGCCGGTGAGTCGGCGTATGGCGGGCGATGCGATACGGCTGGCGCGCAGGTGGCGTCCGGATCTGGTGGTGTACGACGAGTTGGGTGCGGTCGGGGCCCTGGCCGCCGCTGCCGCCGGCGTGCCGGGTGTGCTGCATGACTGCGGCTTCGTCCGTACCCGTCCGCTCTGGCAAGGTTTCCGGCAGGCGCTGCTTGATCTGTACGAGGAGTACGGTCTGAGGGCGCCCGCCGAGCCGGCGGTGACGCTGGATCCGGCGCCGCCGAGCACGGTGCCGGAACCCGACGGCTGGTCGGTGCGATATGTGCCCTATTCCACCGGCGCTGTGCTGCCGGACTGGCTGTCGGAGCCACCGCGACGGCGCCGGGTCGCGGTCAGTCTCGGCACCGTGACGCCGGACGTTGAGGGTCCGGGCCTCATGCAACGGATCGTCGGCGTCGCGGCGGGCATCGACGCCGAGTTCGTGCTGGCGCTGGGTGGGCGGCCCGTCGCGATCCTTGGCGAGCTGCCACCGAACGTGCGGGCTTGCGAATGGGTGCCGCTGAACGTGCTCCTGACGACGTGTGCCGCGATCATCCACCACGGCGGTGCCGGCACCGCGCTCACCTCGATCGCGGCGGGTGTAGCGCAACTCGTCGTGCCCAACGGTGCTGATCGCCACATCACCGCCGACGCGACGCGACGTCGTGGCATCGGGCTGGTGGCCGAGCCGGACGAGTTGGACACGGCACTGCTGCAACGACTGTTGACCGATCACGAGCTTCGGGTCGCCGCGGCCGAGGTCCGGACCGAGTTGAGCGGTCTGCCTGCGCCGGCGGAGATCGCGTCGCGGCTGATTCGCTGGCGGTGA